The Nitrospinaceae bacterium genome has a segment encoding these proteins:
- a CDS encoding HAD hydrolase-like protein: MNFTINVLLFDIDGTILLSGGAGRKALDASFEALWGVPGAMGAESPHGKTDFLICQEMFRDHLGREGTSEECERLLEGYAGTLASEVAGSERYEVMPGVPELLEALDGRPDVMLGLGTGNIETGARIKLDRADLNRYFPFGGFGSDAPDRAGLIEAGFRRGETRARSERPGAEIVRWVVGDTWRDVEAARACGARVAAVATGGDTLEALEKTKPDFLYSDLSDIGRFLSMLSEDVPPGSPAG; encoded by the coding sequence ATGAATTTCACGATCAATGTTTTACTCTTTGATATTGACGGCACAATTCTGCTCTCGGGCGGGGCGGGCCGGAAGGCGCTCGACGCCTCTTTTGAGGCGCTCTGGGGGGTGCCGGGTGCCATGGGCGCAGAGAGCCCCCACGGCAAGACTGATTTTTTGATTTGCCAGGAGATGTTTCGTGATCATTTGGGGCGCGAGGGAACCTCTGAGGAGTGTGAACGTTTGCTCGAAGGCTATGCGGGCACTTTGGCGTCTGAGGTGGCGGGGTCCGAGCGTTATGAGGTGATGCCTGGTGTTCCAGAGTTACTTGAGGCGCTTGATGGCCGGCCCGATGTCATGTTGGGGCTTGGTACTGGAAATATCGAGACGGGCGCGCGGATCAAGCTGGACCGGGCGGATTTGAACCGCTATTTCCCGTTTGGCGGATTCGGCTCGGATGCGCCCGATCGAGCTGGCCTGATAGAGGCTGGTTTTAGGCGCGGTGAGACGCGGGCGCGCTCTGAGCGTCCCGGAGCTGAGATTGTCCGCTGGGTGGTTGGGGATACCTGGCGGGATGTCGAGGCGGCCAGGGCTTGCGGCGCACGGGTTGCCGCCGTCGCGACGGGTGGCGACACTCTTGAGGCGTTGGAGAAAACAAAGCCTGATTTTTTGTATTCCGATCTTTCGGATATCGGACGGTTTCTCTCAATGCTGAGCGAGGATGTGCCTCCTGGAAGCCCGGCCGGATGA
- a CDS encoding tetratricopeptide repeat protein — MTRKLSSSSKKSRKPRRRRSSKSQFHHSAKANSIEIAKQYHRSGSLLKAGEICQSILNLDPNNAEALHLLGIISYQEGKNENAVDLMSRALDINPDFTDAHSNLGIALHDLGKLDEAVASYRKALDIEPNSPNALGNLGSALRDLGKLDEAVASYRKALDISPNFVGAHNNLGTIIRELGNLDEAVASHRKALDIDPNFASAHNNLGIALRDLGKLDEAAASYRKALDIDHDFTDAHNNLGVALNNLGKLDEAVASYRKALDIDPDFADAHNNLGVALGELGEQEEAITCHRRATILNPQNDLFWDSLAWTLESISFTSVDDIILQDLLFLLGRPTVHPGYLVRPIISALRCHPGFSQILEAASSGRLEIGIAYRDAVEQLSTIPLFLRIIELIHIDDLEIERMLTFLRHAMLEETMAEKMDEMALPFSAALALHCFTNEYVFSESDKEKVVVEQLQEKIAALLEKEQEVPPSFVAALGAYRPIYSFSWAQELCKRDWAGNIKEVIERQILEPQVERSLRSQIPSLTPIQNAVSQSVREQYEENPYPRWVKTGLAAKDRTVGAVLQGAPFYFDLGDYNSPASPQILVAGCGTGQHAIGTASRLSNEGVLAVDLSLSSLSYASRKTVELGFSNIEYVQGDIMELGDLGRQFDIIECAGVLHHLGDPLAGWRVLVDLMQPGGLMRIGLYSETARQHIISGRSLISEKGYSSTSEDIRRCRQEIIALAEDGNRKMERICTSPDFFSLSNCRDLLFHVQEHHFMLPQIEEALQVLKLEFLGFEMRSQIVMRKFRKSNPNKRSLTSLSLWHKFELENPYTFSRMYQFWCKKM; from the coding sequence GTGACTCGTAAGCTCAGTTCTTCGTCCAAGAAGTCCCGAAAACCTCGCCGCCGCCGGTCTTCTAAGAGCCAATTCCACCATTCAGCCAAAGCGAATTCAATCGAAATTGCCAAACAGTATCATCGGTCTGGCAGTCTCTTGAAGGCAGGGGAGATTTGCCAGAGCATTTTAAATCTGGATCCGAATAATGCGGAAGCGCTGCATCTTCTTGGTATAATTTCCTACCAAGAAGGAAAAAATGAAAACGCTGTTGATCTCATGTCGAGGGCTCTCGACATCAATCCCGATTTTACCGATGCACATAGCAACCTTGGCATTGCGCTCCATGACCTCGGAAAACTGGATGAAGCCGTCGCCAGCTACCGCAAGGCCCTCGACATCGAACCCAATTCCCCCAATGCGCTTGGCAATCTTGGTAGTGCGCTCCGGGATCTCGGGAAACTGGATGAAGCCGTCGCCAGCTACCGCAAAGCTCTTGATATCAGTCCCAATTTCGTCGGTGCGCATAACAATCTTGGCACTATAATCAGAGAACTGGGAAATCTGGATGAGGCCGTCGCCAGCCACCGCAAGGCCCTCGACATCGATCCCAATTTCGCCAGTGCCCATAACAATCTTGGCATTGCGCTCCGGGATCTCGGAAAACTGGATGAGGCCGCCGCCAGCTACCGCAAAGCTCTTGACATCGATCACGATTTCACCGATGCGCATAACAATCTTGGTGTTGCGCTTAATAACCTCGGAAAACTGGATGAAGCCGTCGCCAGCTACCGCAAGGCCCTCGACATCGATCCCGATTTCGCTGATGCGCATAACAATCTTGGTGTTGCGCTCGGGGAACTGGGCGAGCAGGAGGAGGCCATCACATGTCACCGGCGTGCGACAATCCTCAATCCCCAGAATGACTTGTTCTGGGATAGTTTGGCTTGGACTTTAGAATCTATTTCGTTCACTTCTGTTGATGACATTATCTTACAGGACCTGTTGTTTCTATTAGGGCGGCCTACGGTGCACCCTGGCTATTTAGTTCGGCCAATTATTAGCGCGCTTCGCTGTCACCCTGGTTTTTCGCAGATTTTGGAGGCGGCAAGCTCTGGGAGACTGGAGATTGGAATTGCTTACAGGGACGCGGTCGAGCAGCTCTCGACAATCCCTCTTTTTCTCCGGATCATAGAATTGATCCATATCGATGACTTGGAAATAGAGCGGATGCTCACGTTTTTGCGTCATGCAATGTTAGAAGAGACAATGGCGGAAAAAATGGATGAAATGGCCCTACCATTTTCAGCGGCCTTGGCTCTCCATTGTTTTACAAATGAATACGTTTTCTCCGAATCCGATAAAGAAAAGGTCGTGGTCGAGCAGCTCCAGGAAAAAATTGCAGCGTTGTTGGAAAAGGAACAGGAGGTTCCTCCATCGTTCGTTGCCGCTCTAGGTGCCTACAGACCGATTTATAGCTTTTCCTGGGCCCAAGAATTGTGTAAACGCGATTGGGCAGGCAACATCAAGGAAGTGATAGAGCGGCAGATATTAGAACCACAGGTCGAGCGGTCTTTGCGTTCTCAAATACCTAGCTTGACTCCCATACAAAATGCTGTTTCCCAATCTGTTCGAGAACAATATGAGGAAAACCCATACCCACGCTGGGTCAAGACAGGCTTAGCGGCTAAGGACCGTACGGTTGGCGCCGTTTTGCAGGGGGCGCCATTTTACTTTGATCTGGGAGACTATAACTCTCCCGCAAGCCCGCAAATCTTGGTAGCGGGCTGTGGTACGGGTCAGCATGCCATAGGAACAGCGTCCAGACTCTCAAACGAGGGTGTGCTAGCCGTGGATTTGAGCTTGAGTAGCCTCTCCTATGCCTCTAGAAAGACTGTTGAGCTCGGATTCTCGAATATCGAATATGTTCAGGGAGACATCATGGAACTTGGTGATCTCGGGCGGCAGTTCGATATCATCGAATGTGCTGGAGTCCTCCACCATCTAGGCGACCCGTTGGCCGGATGGCGGGTCCTGGTGGACCTTATGCAACCCGGGGGACTCATGCGGATCGGTTTATATAGCGAAACCGCACGCCAGCATATCATTAGTGGGCGTTCCCTAATTTCAGAGAAGGGGTATTCGTCGACCTCTGAAGACATTCGCCGTTGTCGGCAAGAAATCATAGCTTTGGCTGAAGATGGAAATCGGAAGATGGAAAGAATATGCACTAGCCCTGACTTTTTCAGCTTAAGCAATTGCCGCGATCTACTTTTCCATGTCCAGGAGCACCACTTTATGCTGCCGCAAATCGAGGAGGCCTTACAGGTTCTCAAGTTGGAGTTCCTTGGTTTTGAAATGCGGAGCCAAATAGTGATGAGGAAGTTCAGGAAATCTAACCCGAACAAGCGCTCGCTAACTTCACTCTCCTTGTGGCATAAATTTGAACTTGAAAATCCCTATACGTTCTCTCGTATGTATCAGTTCTGGTGCAAGAAGATGTAG